A window of the Virgibacillus pantothenticus genome harbors these coding sequences:
- the jag gene encoding RNA-binding cell elongation regulator Jag/EloR, with protein MREITASGQTVDEAVQAALEQLKTTRDHVEVNVIDEGKKGLFGVFGTKRAYVKVRIVENQIEKTEKYLKQIMKQMNVSATVRTTVVDNHVTYEVTGDDIAVLIGKRGQTLNALQYLLHLAMNKSGTEFYTVTLDAEGYRSRRKETLEALAKKMADKAVRLNRKVALEPMPAFERKIIHNVLQENEAITTYSDGHEPHRHIVIQP; from the coding sequence GTGAGAGAAATAACTGCTAGTGGACAAACAGTTGATGAAGCGGTCCAGGCAGCATTAGAGCAGTTAAAAACAACCAGGGACCACGTTGAAGTTAATGTCATTGATGAAGGAAAAAAAGGATTGTTTGGTGTATTTGGTACCAAACGTGCTTACGTTAAAGTAAGAATCGTGGAAAACCAAATTGAAAAAACAGAAAAATATTTGAAGCAAATCATGAAACAGATGAACGTTTCCGCAACGGTTCGTACAACTGTCGTAGACAATCATGTAACATATGAAGTGACTGGCGATGATATTGCTGTATTAATCGGAAAACGAGGTCAGACGTTAAATGCATTGCAATATTTATTGCATTTAGCAATGAATAAAAGTGGCACTGAATTTTATACAGTTACTTTAGATGCGGAAGGATATCGCAGTCGTCGCAAAGAAACGTTGGAAGCATTGGCCAAAAAAATGGCTGATAAAGCAGTTCGTTTAAATAGAAAAGTGGCTTTAGAGCCAATGCCTGCTTTTGAGAGAAAAATCATTCATAATGTATTGCAAGAAAATGAAGCAATAACCACGTATTCCGATGGTCATGAACCACATCGGCATATCGTTATACAACCATAA